From the Salinimicrobium tongyeongense genome, one window contains:
- a CDS encoding AI-2E family transporter: MSRGLRIGIKVFMLVMGLYFFFEGLAAAKGFLAPLALAIVLALVVLPAARKLEKLIGHRGFSAILGTLLIFIFSLGFLTLCSMQIQSFFNQWPVIKQAMAPEVESFKSFLFEHTPLSKESLQNYYSSGSIPFFEEQVIEAARALSFLRSSLNFMGTYLITFIYIFFLLYYRRHFKEFILSYFSDKKRAKAGQVLESSAKRVQDYLLGRLILMAILAVLYSLGLGLSGVHNYLLVGVIASVLTLIPWIGNIIGFAMAMVFGYLTSGNLDVLWGIVITFTVSQFLESYVLQPYVVGDKVGLHPFFVILFVIMGGAIWGLVGMVLAIPVMAMATVIFNHVDVLKPLGFLFSKQKD; the protein is encoded by the coding sequence ATGAGTAGGGGATTAAGAATTGGAATTAAGGTTTTTATGCTTGTAATGGGGCTCTATTTCTTTTTTGAAGGCCTGGCAGCTGCAAAGGGGTTTCTGGCACCCCTGGCTCTGGCTATTGTGCTTGCCCTGGTAGTACTCCCCGCAGCCAGGAAGCTTGAGAAACTTATTGGGCACAGGGGATTTTCTGCTATTCTCGGCACTCTGCTTATCTTTATATTCTCCCTTGGTTTTTTGACCCTTTGCTCGATGCAAATACAGAGTTTCTTTAACCAATGGCCGGTGATCAAGCAGGCAATGGCCCCCGAAGTGGAGAGTTTTAAAAGTTTCCTTTTCGAGCACACACCTTTAAGTAAAGAGTCGCTTCAGAATTACTATTCTTCAGGTTCGATCCCTTTTTTTGAAGAACAGGTCATTGAAGCGGCCCGGGCTTTGTCTTTTTTGAGGTCGTCGCTTAACTTCATGGGCACCTATCTCATCACCTTTATTTATATTTTTTTCCTGCTTTACTACCGAAGGCACTTTAAAGAGTTTATTCTTTCCTACTTCAGCGATAAGAAAAGAGCAAAAGCCGGGCAGGTGCTTGAGTCTTCAGCAAAAAGGGTACAGGATTATCTTTTAGGAAGGTTGATCTTAATGGCGATTCTTGCGGTGCTTTATTCTTTGGGTTTAGGGCTATCGGGCGTGCATAATTATCTCCTGGTGGGCGTTATTGCATCGGTCCTGACCCTTATTCCGTGGATAGGAAATATTATTGGCTTTGCCATGGCCATGGTCTTTGGTTACCTCACTTCGGGAAATCTCGATGTGTTGTGGGGGATCGTGATCACCTTTACGGTTTCCCAGTTTTTAGAGAGCTATGTGCTTCAGCCTTATGTGGTGGGAGATAAGGTGGGGCTGCATCCGTTTTTTGTGATCCTGTTCGTGATCATGGGAGGGGCAATTTGGGGGCTGGTGGGAATGGTGCTGGCCATTCCCGTAATGGCTATGGCCACGGTAATCTTTAATCATGTGGATGTTCTAAAACCATTGGGTTTCCTGTTCAGCAAGCAAAAGGATTGA
- a CDS encoding dicarboxylate/amino acid:cation symporter yields MKKKRMPMHWKILIGMSLGVIAGLVLSQFNWGPSFVRDWIKPFGNIFINALKLIAVPLIIASLIKGVSDLKDLTNLSKMGFRTVFTFILTTVAAVSIGLLLVSLIKPGASISSETRTDLLYGYETEASTNINKAVARQDTGPLQGLVDIVPENFMAAAADNRNMLQVIFFALFIGVGLILIPAETAKPVKDFFDGFNEVILKMIDIIMLSAPYGVFALLAALIIDSPSIDLFAALGMYALTVVLGLILMLGVYGLMLYLFTKRSPLAFYRAIAPAQLLAFSTSSSAATLPVTMERVTGHLGVPKEVASFVLPVGATINMDGTSLYQAVAAVFIAQAFGLDLSLGTQLGIIATATLASIGSAAVPGAGMVMLVIVLAQAGIPEAGLALIFGVDRPLDMCRTVVNVSGDAAVSGIVAKSVSQVTESLDVVPKFKP; encoded by the coding sequence ATGAAGAAAAAGAGAATGCCAATGCACTGGAAGATCCTTATCGGGATGAGCCTTGGCGTTATTGCAGGCCTGGTGTTATCTCAGTTCAACTGGGGGCCGTCTTTTGTGCGCGACTGGATAAAACCCTTTGGTAATATCTTCATCAACGCGCTAAAACTTATTGCCGTACCGCTCATCATCGCATCGCTGATCAAAGGAGTGTCTGATCTTAAAGATCTCACTAACCTCTCAAAAATGGGATTTCGCACGGTCTTTACTTTTATACTCACCACAGTCGCGGCAGTAAGTATTGGCCTGCTACTGGTTAGCCTTATCAAACCGGGCGCTTCTATTTCTTCGGAAACAAGGACAGACCTGCTGTACGGCTATGAAACTGAAGCCTCCACCAATATCAATAAGGCAGTTGCCCGGCAGGACACAGGGCCTTTGCAGGGTCTGGTAGATATAGTCCCTGAAAACTTTATGGCCGCTGCTGCCGATAATCGAAACATGCTGCAGGTGATCTTTTTCGCCCTGTTTATAGGTGTAGGCCTCATCCTTATCCCGGCAGAAACCGCAAAACCGGTAAAAGATTTCTTTGATGGTTTTAACGAGGTCATTTTAAAGATGATTGATATTATCATGCTCTCGGCTCCCTATGGGGTATTTGCCCTGCTGGCAGCCCTAATTATTGATTCTCCAAGTATTGATCTCTTTGCCGCCCTGGGAATGTACGCCCTCACGGTGGTTTTGGGCCTCATCCTCATGCTGGGCGTGTATGGCCTCATGCTCTACCTGTTTACCAAAAGGTCTCCCCTGGCTTTTTACAGGGCAATTGCCCCGGCACAGCTCCTGGCATTTTCTACCAGTTCAAGCGCGGCAACACTTCCGGTAACGATGGAAAGGGTGACCGGGCATCTGGGGGTACCAAAAGAAGTAGCAAGTTTTGTACTTCCCGTGGGCGCCACAATAAATATGGATGGTACCAGCCTTTACCAGGCTGTGGCTGCAGTTTTTATTGCCCAGGCCTTTGGGCTTGACCTCTCCCTGGGCACCCAGCTGGGCATCATTGCCACGGCCACACTGGCATCTATAGGCTCGGCTGCAGTTCCGGGGGCCGGAATGGTGATGCTGGTGATCGTGCTCGCACAGGCAGGAATTCCCGAAGCCGGCCTTGCCCTCATCTTTGGCGTAGACCGGCCTCTGGATATGTGCAGAACGGTGGTAAATGTCTCTGGAGACGCCGCTGTTTCCGGTATCGTCGCTAAGTCTGTAAGCCAGGTGACGGAATCACTAGACGTTGTTCCAAAATTTAAGCCGTAA
- a CDS encoding calcium/sodium antiporter: protein MILQFLLLIAGLLLLIKGADWLVENASAFARKKKVSNLAIGLTIVAFGTSAPELVVNVVAAFEGHADIVFGNVIGSNNFNLFFILGVAGLISPLLVQQTTVWKEIPISLLAAVVLFFLVNNFFLDSEGLLGRADAFILILFFLAFLFYVYTQLKHVPSTSPEVVKKISNTRIFGFIVLGLAGLIIGGRLVVENAMDIASSLGVSEKIIGITIVAAGTSLPELATSVIAAFKKNNDIAVGNIVGSNIFNIFFILGLSALLRPIGYNTVFNTDLYLLLGGTVLLFLFMFMGGKRKLERWESGVLLLLYFAYTTYLVLIEL, encoded by the coding sequence ATGATACTACAGTTTTTATTATTGATTGCCGGACTCCTGTTATTGATCAAAGGTGCCGACTGGCTGGTGGAGAATGCTTCGGCCTTTGCCCGAAAAAAGAAGGTTTCAAATCTTGCCATAGGCCTTACCATCGTTGCTTTTGGCACCTCGGCACCCGAACTTGTGGTGAACGTGGTTGCGGCTTTTGAAGGGCACGCAGATATCGTTTTTGGGAACGTGATAGGAAGCAACAACTTCAACCTTTTTTTTATACTTGGTGTTGCAGGACTCATTTCCCCGTTGCTGGTACAGCAAACCACGGTTTGGAAAGAGATCCCGATTTCGTTGTTGGCTGCGGTTGTACTTTTTTTCCTGGTAAATAACTTCTTTTTAGATTCTGAAGGACTTCTTGGCAGGGCCGATGCCTTTATCCTGATCCTGTTCTTCCTGGCCTTCCTTTTCTATGTTTATACCCAGCTAAAGCATGTGCCCTCCACTTCGCCCGAAGTGGTAAAAAAAATCTCCAACACCAGGATCTTTGGCTTTATTGTACTTGGTCTTGCCGGCCTTATCATTGGAGGCAGGCTGGTGGTTGAAAATGCCATGGATATTGCATCCAGCCTTGGGGTGAGTGAAAAGATCATCGGGATCACCATAGTTGCCGCCGGAACTTCCTTACCCGAACTGGCAACTTCAGTAATTGCAGCCTTTAAAAAGAATAATGACATAGCTGTAGGAAACATTGTGGGTTCAAACATCTTCAATATTTTCTTCATTTTGGGCTTAAGTGCCCTGCTGAGGCCAATTGGGTATAACACGGTTTTCAACACAGATCTTTACCTGTTGCTTGGCGGTACAGTGCTGCTGTTCCTGTTCATGTTCATGGGCGGCAAAAGAAAACTTGAAAGATGGGAATCAGGTGTTTTGCTGCTGCTGTACTTTGCCTACACTACTTACCTGGTACTTATAGAACTGTAG
- a CDS encoding site-2 protease family protein — translation MFGIADIPKFFLAFFLVLPLISILHEGGHVFFAWLLGAKKIQVTIGTGKPVLKWGMIEIRKYYFWYGLCTYENLRINRRWSNVVIFGGGSFFNLIGVLTVMILVEQEMIGTNMFTYQFTYFSFYFIFFALLPMTYPGGNYSDGKIILNLLKDKEFAVFQRTFWVQWDEEKRQWQVLDHDQKMIQAFEREDEASEKARGIAKDQRPSRVVSFKNGEEKEIQNYPRIPL, via the coding sequence ATGTTTGGAATAGCTGATATCCCAAAATTCTTCCTGGCATTCTTTCTGGTCCTGCCGCTTATTTCCATTCTGCACGAAGGGGGACATGTATTTTTTGCCTGGCTTTTGGGTGCGAAAAAGATTCAGGTCACTATTGGAACAGGGAAGCCGGTGTTGAAGTGGGGAATGATCGAGATACGCAAATACTATTTCTGGTACGGCCTGTGCACATACGAGAATTTGAGGATCAACAGGAGGTGGAGCAATGTTGTCATTTTTGGTGGGGGCAGCTTTTTTAACCTTATAGGGGTGCTCACCGTAATGATCCTGGTAGAGCAGGAGATGATAGGGACTAATATGTTCACCTACCAATTCACCTACTTCTCGTTTTATTTCATATTTTTTGCCCTGCTACCCATGACCTACCCGGGCGGAAATTACAGCGACGGAAAAATTATCCTAAACCTTTTAAAGGACAAAGAATTCGCGGTTTTTCAAAGAACTTTTTGGGTGCAGTGGGATGAGGAAAAAAGGCAGTGGCAGGTGCTTGATCACGACCAGAAAATGATACAGGCTTTTGAAAGGGAAGATGAAGCTTCAGAAAAAGCAAGAGGTATTGCCAAAGACCAGCGGCCCAGCCGGGTGGTGAGTTTTAAAAATGGGGAAGAAAAGGAGATTCAGAATTACCCCAGAATCCCCCTCTAA
- a CDS encoding universal stress protein, with product MTKNYKNILVALDLSDLDEVLIKYASFMATRLKAEKVYFVHNIKKYEISELFEEQLKDINLDKLIGDELNEKVEEHFKAEAEFEVLISEDPYSESLIKYVVDKYAIQLTIVGNKKHENGTGLVSGKLLRLLRCDILAVPRVAKPQIETIWAGTDFSPDSRKIFNVTKILQKENSSRLKLVHIYSVPVQFSPYVSPESMAPKVEKHVKEKLEKFIRKLDYPNQIEPLFFLGRQSGAAQKIIANIKKSDADLLVVSDKGGNTFSPFSVGSVTEELFNENYGVPLWVVK from the coding sequence ATGACTAAGAATTACAAGAATATACTCGTTGCGCTTGATCTTTCAGACCTCGATGAAGTGCTTATTAAATACGCTTCCTTTATGGCCACGCGATTAAAGGCTGAAAAGGTCTATTTTGTGCATAATATCAAGAAGTATGAGATTTCTGAACTTTTTGAGGAACAGTTGAAGGACATCAATCTTGATAAGCTGATAGGCGACGAACTCAACGAAAAAGTAGAAGAACATTTTAAAGCTGAAGCCGAATTTGAAGTACTAATTTCTGAAGATCCCTACAGCGAATCCCTAATTAAATATGTGGTTGATAAATACGCTATTCAACTAACCATTGTTGGGAACAAAAAGCACGAGAACGGTACCGGGCTGGTAAGCGGAAAATTACTGAGGCTGCTAAGGTGTGATATCCTGGCAGTGCCGCGGGTAGCAAAACCCCAAATTGAAACCATTTGGGCCGGAACCGATTTTTCACCCGATTCCCGGAAGATCTTCAACGTTACCAAAATCTTACAAAAGGAAAATTCTTCCCGGCTTAAACTGGTGCATATCTACAGTGTGCCCGTGCAATTTTCACCTTATGTTTCCCCCGAATCTATGGCGCCAAAAGTAGAAAAACACGTAAAAGAAAAGCTCGAGAAGTTCATCAGGAAACTTGATTATCCAAACCAGATAGAACCCTTGTTTTTCCTCGGAAGGCAATCTGGCGCCGCGCAAAAGATCATCGCCAACATCAAAAAGTCTGACGCAGACTTACTTGTAGTTTCCGATAAGGGAGGCAACACTTTTTCCCCTTTTTCGGTAGGAAGTGTGACCGAAGAACTTTTTAACGAGAATTACGGGGTACCGCTATGGGTTGTAAAATAG
- a CDS encoding BCCT family transporter — protein sequence MAKKILRSDERKSIMGLDVNGPVFFTSSFFIIVSITLTLIFQEQAENYFNEIQNFISNTVGWFFVLCVNIFLIFMLYLAFSKYGYIRIGGKDAKPEFKTLSWFAMLFSAGMGIGLLFWSIAEPVTHFMNPPLAEGGTALAAQEAMNFTFLHWGFHAWGIYALVGLALAYFTYSHGLPLTIRSVFYPVLGDKIYGKIGDIIDIFAVLATVFGLATSLGLGVQQIAAGLSHVFGISSGLVTQISLIVGITLVATISVVLGVDKGVKFLSEWNMRVAVILLLLVLVLGPSIFIFQSFVQNTGNYFYSFLQISTWTESYTGNDWQNAWTVFYWGWWIAWSPFVGMFIARISKGRTIQEFILGVLIVPSLITFFWITAFGSTSIQQALTGDLHVLNAVEDNVATALFVFLEDYPFAVALNVIGVILIAGFFVTSSDSGSLVVDSLTSGGKIDAPVGQRIFWALAEGAVAAVLLIGGGLQALQTASIATGLPFAFILLFMCYSLYTGLRDEHQKTEERKAQKEWESYETRVADIIKKRGAEK from the coding sequence ATGGCTAAGAAAATTCTAAGAAGCGACGAGAGGAAATCAATCATGGGACTGGATGTTAACGGTCCGGTTTTCTTTACCTCCTCCTTTTTTATCATCGTAAGCATCACCCTTACACTGATCTTTCAGGAGCAGGCCGAAAACTATTTTAACGAGATTCAGAATTTCATATCAAATACCGTGGGTTGGTTTTTTGTGCTTTGTGTGAATATTTTTCTAATCTTTATGCTTTACCTCGCCTTCAGCAAGTATGGCTACATTCGAATAGGCGGAAAAGACGCCAAACCCGAATTTAAAACGCTGTCGTGGTTTGCCATGTTGTTTAGTGCCGGGATGGGAATTGGGTTACTTTTTTGGAGCATCGCCGAACCTGTCACGCATTTTATGAACCCGCCGCTTGCCGAAGGAGGTACTGCTTTGGCCGCCCAGGAAGCCATGAATTTTACATTTTTACATTGGGGTTTTCATGCCTGGGGTATTTACGCGCTCGTGGGCCTTGCCCTCGCTTATTTCACCTATTCCCACGGTTTACCACTCACCATTCGCTCTGTCTTTTATCCTGTGCTGGGAGATAAGATCTACGGAAAAATTGGAGACATTATTGACATTTTTGCGGTCCTGGCCACCGTTTTTGGGCTGGCCACATCTCTTGGCCTGGGGGTACAGCAAATAGCCGCGGGTTTGTCGCATGTATTTGGTATTAGCAGTGGCCTTGTGACCCAGATCTCTCTAATTGTGGGGATAACTCTTGTCGCCACGATTTCGGTGGTGCTGGGAGTTGACAAAGGCGTAAAGTTCCTGAGCGAATGGAACATGAGGGTAGCAGTGATCTTACTCCTGCTGGTTCTGGTTTTAGGGCCTTCTATCTTTATTTTTCAATCGTTCGTGCAAAATACCGGAAACTACTTCTACAGCTTTTTGCAGATCTCTACCTGGACAGAAAGTTATACGGGCAACGACTGGCAAAATGCGTGGACGGTCTTTTACTGGGGCTGGTGGATCGCCTGGTCTCCTTTTGTGGGCATGTTCATCGCCCGTATCTCAAAAGGCCGAACCATCCAGGAATTTATTCTGGGAGTACTCATAGTACCTTCCCTCATCACCTTTTTCTGGATCACTGCCTTTGGGAGCACCTCTATTCAGCAGGCGTTAACCGGCGATCTTCATGTGTTAAACGCAGTTGAAGACAATGTTGCAACGGCTCTTTTTGTCTTTCTTGAAGATTATCCGTTTGCCGTGGCACTCAATGTGATTGGAGTTATTCTTATCGCGGGATTCTTTGTAACTTCTTCAGATTCGGGGTCCCTGGTGGTAGACAGCCTTACATCGGGCGGAAAGATTGATGCTCCCGTGGGCCAAAGAATATTCTGGGCCCTGGCAGAAGGAGCCGTGGCTGCAGTACTGCTCATCGGGGGCGGTTTGCAGGCACTGCAAACGGCATCTATAGCCACCGGCCTGCCCTTCGCTTTTATCCTTCTGTTCATGTGCTACTCGCTTTACACAGGACTTAGGGATGAACATCAAAAAACCGAAGAGCGCAAAGCCCAGAAAGAATGGGAAAGCTACGAAACCCGGGTAGCAGATATTATTAAAAAACGCGGTGCAGAAAAATAA
- a CDS encoding alanine/glycine:cation symporter family protein, with protein MAKLDEFIAQFASFVWGLPLLILLTGGGLYLLILSKFLPFRYLGHSLEVLRGKYDDPNDPGEINHFKALSTALSSTIGMGNIAGVAVAIAIGGPGAMFWLWISAIIGMATKFFTNTLAVMYRGKDSEGKLQGGPMYFITEGLGRKWWIMAAFFSVAGLVGALPVFNVNQLTQAINYILLTPNGIEITLTSNLIIGVILAMITAVVIYGGLTRISNTVSKMVPVMVGLYFVAVLIILFVNLEQVPYYFKLIFTDAFAAENYAGEPFLGGMLGGLIILGIRRGAFSNEAGIGTAPMAHGAAKTAEPVREGLVAMLGPAIDTLIVCSLTGMAILVTGVWQTHDVNGVSLTAAAFNASIPGYGNYLLLVCIAIFSISSLFSYSYYGSKCLSFLIGAQNKHYYNYFYILSILLGATTSLSMMINLIDGFFALMAIPTMTATLIMAPRVLKEAKRYFLKLKEAGKPLSQK; from the coding sequence ATGGCAAAATTAGATGAGTTCATAGCTCAATTCGCCTCCTTTGTTTGGGGCCTTCCGCTTTTAATCTTACTTACGGGTGGCGGATTATATCTTCTAATACTTTCAAAATTCCTTCCTTTCAGGTACCTGGGGCATTCCCTGGAGGTGCTTCGGGGAAAATACGATGATCCTAACGACCCGGGGGAGATCAATCATTTTAAGGCGCTTTCCACGGCATTGTCTTCCACTATTGGGATGGGAAATATCGCCGGTGTGGCAGTGGCAATCGCCATTGGAGGCCCTGGTGCCATGTTCTGGTTGTGGATAAGTGCCATAATTGGGATGGCTACAAAGTTTTTTACCAATACCTTGGCAGTGATGTACCGCGGAAAAGATTCCGAAGGCAAACTTCAGGGCGGGCCTATGTATTTTATCACCGAAGGCCTCGGCCGAAAATGGTGGATCATGGCCGCATTTTTTAGTGTTGCCGGACTTGTTGGGGCTTTGCCGGTCTTCAACGTTAACCAGCTTACCCAGGCCATAAATTACATTCTGTTAACACCCAACGGGATCGAAATTACGCTTACTTCAAACCTTATCATTGGAGTCATCCTGGCCATGATCACCGCAGTGGTGATCTACGGCGGTCTCACCCGTATAAGTAACACGGTTTCAAAGATGGTTCCGGTAATGGTGGGGCTTTATTTTGTGGCCGTGCTCATTATCCTTTTCGTGAATCTCGAGCAGGTGCCTTACTACTTTAAACTGATCTTCACCGATGCCTTTGCAGCTGAAAATTACGCAGGGGAGCCATTTTTGGGAGGTATGCTGGGCGGGTTAATAATTTTGGGAATTCGCCGCGGCGCTTTTTCAAATGAAGCGGGGATAGGTACTGCGCCTATGGCCCACGGTGCTGCAAAAACTGCCGAACCTGTGCGCGAAGGTCTCGTTGCCATGCTGGGGCCGGCCATAGATACGCTCATTGTGTGCTCCCTTACCGGGATGGCCATTCTGGTTACCGGGGTTTGGCAAACACACGATGTGAACGGGGTGAGCCTAACAGCTGCGGCTTTCAACGCTTCCATTCCGGGTTACGGCAACTACCTGCTGCTGGTGTGTATTGCGATCTTCAGTATCTCTTCGCTGTTCTCTTATTCTTACTACGGAAGCAAATGTCTTTCGTTCTTGATTGGTGCCCAAAACAAGCATTACTACAATTATTTCTACATTCTGAGTATACTCTTAGGGGCGACCACCTCGCTGAGTATGATGATCAACCTTATCGACGGATTTTTTGCATTGATGGCAATTCCCACCATGACCGCTACGCTCATCATGGCCCCGCGTGTACTGAAGGAGGCAAAAAGATATTTCCTGAAACTAAAGGAAGCGGGAAAACCTCTCAGCCAAAAGTGA
- a CDS encoding Gfo/Idh/MocA family oxidoreductase, whose protein sequence is MKQVITAFAGYGSGGSIYNAPILKSVEGFTVKKILTSSPKNIEAAKKDFPKAEIVSNYSKILEDPEIELVILVLPNHLHFDFAEKALKAGKNVLTEKPFTPHVREANELIKLAHEKNLLLSVHHNRRWDSDYLSLKKVVENGLLGRVVEYEAHFDRFRNQVKSGWKEQKENPGSGILYDLGSHLIDQALNLFGLPQEIFADIRTQRDGATVPDAFELLLFYPQLKVTLKAGTLVKEKGPTYQVFGTRGSFVKYGADPQEEFLKNGISPKDTPNWGMEPKEIWGRLNTINEERLVESERGNYPFLYQNLYNVLTRGESPAVTPQQARDVIRVIEAAQQSHDERRVITFG, encoded by the coding sequence ATGAAGCAGGTAATTACTGCCTTTGCAGGATACGGTTCGGGCGGAAGCATCTATAACGCCCCCATACTTAAGAGCGTAGAAGGCTTTACAGTCAAAAAGATACTCACCTCAAGCCCTAAGAATATTGAAGCCGCAAAAAAGGACTTTCCGAAGGCTGAAATTGTAAGCAACTATTCAAAGATCCTTGAAGATCCCGAAATTGAGCTTGTTATTTTGGTACTTCCCAACCACCTTCACTTCGATTTTGCTGAAAAGGCCTTAAAGGCAGGAAAAAATGTGTTAACAGAGAAGCCTTTTACGCCCCACGTGCGGGAAGCCAATGAACTCATTAAGCTGGCGCATGAAAAAAACCTGCTGCTCAGCGTTCACCACAACCGGCGCTGGGACAGCGATTATCTAAGTCTAAAAAAAGTTGTTGAAAATGGCCTTTTAGGCAGGGTGGTAGAATATGAAGCCCATTTTGACCGTTTCAGGAACCAGGTGAAAAGCGGCTGGAAAGAACAGAAAGAAAATCCCGGCAGCGGAATACTCTACGACCTGGGCAGCCACCTCATAGACCAGGCACTCAACCTTTTCGGACTTCCGCAGGAGATCTTTGCCGATATAAGAACCCAACGGGACGGCGCAACAGTACCCGATGCCTTTGAACTCCTCCTCTTCTACCCTCAGCTAAAGGTCACTTTAAAAGCAGGCACGCTGGTCAAAGAAAAAGGGCCGACTTACCAGGTTTTTGGCACCCGCGGCAGTTTTGTAAAATACGGTGCCGACCCGCAGGAAGAATTTCTGAAAAATGGCATAAGCCCAAAAGACACCCCTAACTGGGGTATGGAACCGAAAGAAATCTGGGGCAGGCTTAATACCATAAATGAAGAAAGGCTCGTGGAAAGTGAACGCGGAAATTACCCGTTCTTGTACCAGAACCTATACAACGTGCTTACCCGCGGCGAAAGCCCCGCAGTAACACCTCAACAGGCACGAGACGTAATTAGGGTTATAGAGGCTGCCCAGCAAAGTCATGATGAGCGCCGGGTGATCACTTTTGGCTGA
- a CDS encoding response regulator yields MLKPDNAGCLEILVVDDDKVVTLLHKNSLKSARIEPSPVLCYNGREALDYLRKNDRPNKHFLLLLDLNMPVLDGWKVLKQLKKNPMQAEVFVVVVTSSINHQDFARAQKYQHVIHYCRKPLTVACTLKIKNLEALRKFFFRNVEENQEN; encoded by the coding sequence ATGTTGAAGCCAGATAATGCAGGTTGCTTGGAAATTCTGGTAGTTGATGACGATAAGGTAGTTACTTTATTGCACAAGAACAGCCTGAAATCTGCCAGAATTGAACCATCTCCAGTACTTTGCTACAACGGCAGGGAGGCGCTTGATTATCTTCGGAAGAATGACAGGCCCAATAAGCACTTTCTCCTCCTGCTAGACCTTAACATGCCCGTGCTTGACGGCTGGAAAGTCCTGAAACAGCTTAAGAAAAATCCGATGCAAGCCGAAGTTTTTGTGGTAGTGGTAACTTCTTCCATCAATCACCAGGATTTCGCAAGAGCCCAGAAGTATCAACACGTGATACACTATTGCCGAAAACCCCTCACCGTGGCCTGCACCCTGAAGATCAAAAACCTTGAAGCCCTGCGGAAATTCTTTTTCCGCAATGTGGAAGAAAATCAGGAAAACTAG